One genomic region from Acidobacteriota bacterium encodes:
- a CDS encoding acetylxylan esterase: MLELLNIKALRPGANGSNKDAPNFANYDESKVIAYPPLPDPLVLKNGKKVTSAKQWWGQRRAEIVEDFDREMYGRAPKVTPKVNWEVVSTMNETKYDMPVVTKQLVGHVDNSSYPQVTVDIKLTLTTPANAKAAVPVVMELSFQFPPRPANAPPLPVQPGTPWQQQVLEKGWGCATLVPTSIQADNGAGLTAGIIGLVNKGQARKPDDWGALRAWAWGVSRAIDYFETDKAVNAKQVALEGHSRYGKATLVAMAYEPRLAVAFVSSSGAGGAKIHRRNNYGEMVENVAAPSEYHWMAGNYLKYAGPLTANDLPVDAHELVALCAPRPVFISAGSVANGDGWVDAKGMFLAGAGAGPVYKLLGKKDMGTSEFPAMETGLMDGDVAFRQHSAGHTPGPNWPTFLTFASRYFKK, translated from the coding sequence ATGTTGGAACTGCTCAACATCAAAGCGCTGCGGCCCGGCGCGAATGGCAGCAATAAGGACGCGCCGAATTTCGCCAACTATGACGAGTCAAAGGTAATTGCGTATCCGCCTTTGCCCGATCCGCTGGTGTTGAAGAACGGCAAGAAGGTGACTTCGGCCAAACAGTGGTGGGGGCAACGCCGCGCCGAGATCGTCGAGGATTTCGACCGCGAGATGTATGGCCGCGCGCCCAAGGTCACGCCGAAAGTGAATTGGGAAGTCGTCAGCACGATGAATGAAACGAAATACGACATGCCGGTCGTCACCAAACAACTCGTCGGCCACGTAGACAATTCGTCGTATCCGCAAGTCACCGTGGACATCAAGTTGACGCTGACGACGCCCGCCAATGCCAAGGCCGCCGTGCCCGTCGTGATGGAATTGAGTTTTCAATTTCCGCCGCGTCCGGCGAATGCGCCGCCACTTCCAGTACAGCCGGGCACACCGTGGCAGCAGCAAGTGTTGGAGAAAGGCTGGGGCTGCGCGACGCTTGTTCCGACCAGCATTCAGGCCGACAACGGCGCGGGGCTGACGGCGGGCATCATCGGCTTGGTCAACAAAGGGCAAGCGCGCAAGCCGGATGACTGGGGTGCGTTGCGCGCTTGGGCCTGGGGTGTGAGCCGCGCCATTGATTATTTTGAGACTGACAAAGCGGTGAATGCCAAGCAGGTCGCCCTCGAAGGCCATTCGCGTTATGGCAAGGCGACGCTGGTGGCGATGGCTTACGAGCCGCGCTTGGCGGTTGCGTTTGTCAGTTCGTCGGGCGCGGGCGGAGCCAAGATTCACCGGCGTAATAACTACGGCGAGATGGTCGAGAACGTGGCCGCGCCCAGCGAATACCACTGGATGGCGGGCAACTATTTGAAATACGCCGGGCCGCTGACGGCGAATGATTTGCCGGTGGATGCGCACGAATTGGTCGCGCTGTGCGCGCCGCGTCCGGTGTTCATCAGCGCCGGTTCGGTGGCGAATGGCGATGGTTGGGTGGATGCGAAAGGAATGTTTTTAGCGGGCGCGGGCGCGGGGCCGGTGTACAAGCTGCTCGGCAAAAAAGACATGGGCACGAGCGAGTTCCCTGCGATGGAAACGGGATTGATGGACGGCGATGTCGCATTTCGCCAACACAGCGCCGGACATACGCCAGGGCCGAACTGGCCGACCTTTCTGACGTTTGCCAGCCGTTACTTCAAGAAGTAG
- a CDS encoding tRNA (cytidine(34)-2'-O)-methyltransferase — protein MLYPPELHSRLHIALIEPEIPPNTGNIARLCGATYTTLHLVGRLGFRTDDKYVRRAGLDYWEHVEIIHHRSLEALQESLPDSRFLYFSTKAERVYTDWQYQPHDCLVFGRETRGLPEELLRANRERCLRIPMPNPNIRSLNLATSAGIVLYEALRQL, from the coding sequence ATGCTTTATCCGCCAGAGTTACATTCCCGCCTGCACATCGCACTGATCGAACCTGAAATTCCACCCAATACCGGCAACATCGCCCGCCTGTGTGGAGCGACCTACACGACGCTGCACCTGGTCGGCAGACTCGGCTTTCGCACCGATGACAAATATGTGCGGCGCGCCGGGCTGGATTATTGGGAACACGTCGAGATCATTCACCATCGCTCGCTCGAAGCATTGCAAGAAAGCCTTCCAGACAGCCGCTTTCTTTATTTCTCCACCAAAGCCGAGCGCGTTTACACCGACTGGCAATATCAGCCGCACGATTGCCTCGTCTTCGGACGCGAGACGCGCGGCTTGCCCGAAGAGTTGTTGCGGGCGAACCGGGAACGCTGCCTGCGCATTCCCATGCCCAACCCAAACATTCGCTCGCTGAACTTGGCGACCTCGGCGGGCATCGTGCTCTACGAAGCCTTACGCCAGTTGTAG
- a CDS encoding aconitate hydratase, producing MPHNLFDTLQSFELGNGSQGHYYSLPQLEQAGIGPISKLPISIRIVLESVLRNFDGKKVREEDVRALANWRSQAERTAEIPFVVARIVLQDFTGVPLLVDLAAMRSTVATLGKNPKMIEPLVPVDLVVDHSVQVDIAGTADALQKNMEIEFMRNRQRYEFLKWGMQAFDTFKVVPPGIGIVHQVNLEYLAKGVLEKDGVYYPDTLVGTDSHTTMINGLGVVGWGVGGIEAEAGMLGQPVYFLTPDVVGVHMTGTLKEGVTATDLVLHCTELLRKAKVVGKFVEYFGEGAASLSLTDRATIANMAPEYGATMGFFGVDEETCNYLTATGRTQAQVEAFRNYFKAQGLFGIPKQGQIEYSQVLELDLSSITPNVAGPKRPQDRIELAKLKEKFLDLFQRPVSENGYAKSAADLDQRYEAIIGVRGRVAEPLTGGGEQEPATAPHAKGNDLSPKNTSTQSEVEMMNNRPTPDRVEDVPPQAFPAASATLGHGDVLIAAITSCTNTSNPSVMLAAGLLAKKAVEKGLRVKPQVKTSLGPGSRVVTEYLHETGLQEYLDQLGFQVVGYGCTTCIGNSGPLDPKIEEVVTQNDLIAASVLSGNRNFEARVHQNIKANFLMSPPLVVAFALAGRVNIDMTQEPLGIGRGDQEVFLKDIWPSSQEIAAVLDAATNAATYERLYSDFTAENPLWNDIPASVGNVYEWDESSTYIQPPPFFENFSMEAGSAANILQARALGIFGDSVTTDHISPAGSIKASSPAGLYLQAHGVAPADFNSYGSRRGNDRVMTRGTFANVRIKNLMAPGTEGGVTKLQPSGELMAIYDAAMQYKESGTPLVIFAGQEYGTGSSRDWAAKGTALLGVKAVVAQSFERIHRSNLVGMGVLPLQFKEGTNAQSLGLDGSEAFDITGLEAGLKPRLEVTLTIHRQDGSQQEVLLILRIDTPIEVDYYQHGGILPYVLRQLITQN from the coding sequence ATGCCACACAATCTCTTTGACACTTTACAAAGCTTTGAGCTGGGTAACGGCTCACAAGGCCATTATTACTCACTCCCGCAACTCGAACAGGCAGGCATTGGCCCCATCTCGAAATTGCCCATTAGCATTCGTATTGTGCTCGAATCAGTCCTCCGCAACTTTGACGGCAAAAAAGTCCGCGAAGAAGATGTGCGAGCGCTTGCCAATTGGAGATCGCAGGCTGAGCGCACCGCCGAAATCCCTTTTGTCGTCGCCAGAATTGTCTTGCAGGATTTCACCGGCGTCCCCTTGCTGGTTGACCTCGCGGCTATGCGTTCGACCGTCGCGACGTTGGGGAAGAACCCGAAAATGATCGAGCCGCTCGTGCCCGTTGACTTGGTGGTAGACCACTCTGTCCAAGTAGACATCGCGGGAACCGCCGACGCCTTGCAGAAAAACATGGAGATTGAATTCATGCGCAACCGCCAGCGCTATGAATTCCTAAAATGGGGCATGCAAGCCTTCGATACCTTCAAAGTCGTTCCGCCCGGCATCGGCATCGTTCATCAAGTGAATCTCGAATACCTCGCCAAAGGCGTGCTCGAGAAAGATGGCGTTTATTATCCCGATACCTTAGTCGGAACAGATTCCCACACAACGATGATCAACGGCCTGGGCGTAGTTGGCTGGGGTGTCGGCGGTATCGAAGCCGAGGCTGGAATGTTAGGGCAGCCAGTTTATTTCCTGACCCCTGATGTTGTTGGTGTCCACATGACGGGTACACTGAAAGAAGGTGTAACTGCTACCGATCTCGTTTTGCATTGCACCGAACTGCTGCGCAAAGCCAAAGTCGTCGGCAAATTCGTTGAATACTTCGGGGAAGGTGCGGCCTCGCTTTCGCTGACGGATCGCGCAACCATCGCGAATATGGCTCCTGAATACGGCGCCACGATGGGTTTCTTTGGTGTGGATGAAGAGACTTGCAACTACCTCACAGCCACCGGACGCACGCAGGCGCAGGTGGAGGCCTTCCGCAATTACTTCAAGGCGCAAGGGCTATTTGGCATTCCCAAGCAAGGCCAAATCGAATACAGCCAAGTGCTCGAACTCGATCTTTCTTCCATCACGCCGAACGTGGCTGGCCCCAAACGCCCGCAAGACCGCATCGAGTTGGCTAAGCTCAAAGAAAAGTTTCTCGACCTGTTCCAACGCCCTGTCTCAGAAAACGGCTACGCCAAATCTGCCGCCGATCTCGACCAGCGTTACGAAGCGATCATCGGTGTGCGTGGGCGCGTTGCTGAACCCTTGACCGGAGGTGGGGAACAGGAACCCGCGACAGCACCCCACGCAAAGGGCAATGACCTCAGTCCAAAAAATACCAGCACGCAATCTGAAGTCGAAATGATGAACAACCGCCCCACGCCTGACCGCGTGGAGGATGTTCCGCCGCAGGCGTTTCCTGCCGCTTCGGCGACACTTGGTCACGGCGACGTATTGATCGCGGCCATTACTTCCTGCACTAACACTTCAAATCCCAGCGTCATGCTTGCCGCCGGATTGCTGGCCAAGAAAGCTGTCGAAAAGGGACTGCGGGTAAAGCCGCAAGTCAAGACTTCGCTCGGCCCCGGTTCACGCGTTGTCACGGAGTATTTGCATGAAACAGGGCTGCAAGAATACCTCGATCAACTCGGCTTCCAAGTTGTCGGGTACGGCTGCACGACCTGCATCGGCAACTCCGGCCCGCTCGATCCGAAGATTGAAGAAGTTGTAACCCAAAATGACTTGATCGCCGCCAGTGTGCTTTCGGGCAATCGCAACTTCGAGGCGCGGGTGCACCAGAACATCAAGGCGAATTTCCTGATGAGTCCGCCACTGGTTGTCGCCTTTGCGCTGGCCGGGCGCGTCAACATTGATATGACGCAAGAGCCGCTCGGCATTGGCCGGGGAGATCAGGAAGTTTTCCTCAAGGACATCTGGCCATCTTCGCAAGAGATCGCCGCTGTTTTGGACGCCGCGACGAATGCCGCCACTTATGAACGGCTTTACTCGGATTTCACCGCTGAGAACCCGCTCTGGAACGACATTCCGGCGAGCGTCGGCAATGTCTACGAATGGGATGAATCTTCAACTTACATCCAGCCGCCGCCATTCTTTGAAAACTTCTCGATGGAGGCAGGCAGCGCCGCCAACATTCTGCAAGCGCGCGCGTTGGGCATCTTTGGCGACTCTGTAACCACAGATCACATCAGCCCTGCCGGTTCGATCAAAGCTTCTTCACCGGCGGGTTTATATCTGCAAGCGCACGGCGTTGCGCCCGCTGACTTCAATAGCTACGGCTCGCGGCGCGGCAATGACCGGGTGATGACGCGCGGCACCTTTGCCAACGTCCGTATCAAAAACCTGATGGCGCCAGGCACCGAAGGCGGCGTCACCAAGTTGCAACCCAGCGGCGAACTGATGGCGATTTACGATGCCGCGATGCAGTACAAAGAGTCGGGCACGCCCTTGGTGATCTTTGCCGGACAGGAATATGGCACGGGCAGTTCGCGCGATTGGGCGGCGAAGGGCACTGCCTTGCTCGGCGTCAAAGCAGTTGTCGCGCAAAGCTTCGAACGCATACACCGCAGCAACCTGGTCGGCATGGGTGTCTTGCCTTTGCAATTCAAAGAAGGCACGAACGCGCAATCATTGGGTCTGGATGGCTCCGAAGCGTTTGACATCACAGGGCTGGAGGCCGGCCTCAAGCCGCGCCTGGAAGTCACGCTGACCATCCATCGGCAGGACGGCAGCCAGCAGGAAGTCCTATTGATCTTGCGTATTGATACGCCTATCGAAGTTGACTATTACCAGCACGGCGGCATCCTGCCTTATGTGTTGCGCCAGTTAATCACCCAGAACTAG